The proteins below are encoded in one region of Maribacter aestuarii:
- a CDS encoding Pycsar system effector family protein, translating into MEEPEDQKIITLQKKLIEQLESKGHAEELVDHYWGSINYVLGLIRASEVKAGLILTFYGILLNFIFQQIEILLTGGPREFLIYVLLGLWFLCTATSIYFSIRCFMPRLESNYDKNVFYFGDVITKFGSINEFSKIFYKISLNEEELFDQLGQQIYIISKIAALKFKYVNRSLRFLAFSLLIFLILAISYAILTLRA; encoded by the coding sequence ATGGAAGAACCAGAAGACCAAAAAATTATAACACTTCAGAAAAAGCTTATTGAACAGTTGGAGTCTAAAGGCCATGCGGAGGAATTGGTGGATCACTATTGGGGCAGTATAAATTATGTATTGGGACTTATTCGTGCGTCCGAAGTAAAAGCAGGGCTTATCCTAACCTTCTATGGTATTCTCCTTAATTTTATCTTTCAACAAATTGAAATACTGCTGACTGGAGGACCAAGGGAGTTTTTGATATACGTACTTTTGGGGCTTTGGTTTTTATGCACGGCCACATCTATCTATTTTAGTATTCGTTGCTTTATGCCTCGGCTAGAAAGCAACTATGATAAAAATGTTTTTTATTTTGGCGATGTTATTACCAAATTTGGTTCCATCAACGAATTTTCCAAAATCTTCTATAAGATTAGCTTAAACGAGGAAGAGTTATTTGACCAGCTTGGACAACAGATATACATTATATCAAAAATTGCCGCCTTAAAGTTCAAATATGTAAATAGATCGTTACGCTTTTTGGCCTTTAGCCTGTTAATCTTTTTAATACTTGCTATTTCTTACGCCATACTTACCCTAAGAGCATAA
- a CDS encoding SDR family oxidoreductase yields the protein MKVLFMGGTGNISTPSSKLALKKGMDLFLLNRGRSKVEIDGAKSIVGDINKPEELDELKKHKWDVVVNWIAFTPADIERDLALFKGRTKQYVFISSASCYQTPLSYPIITESTPLCNNLWDYSQGKIQCEDRLLKSYREEGFPITIVRPSLTYDTVIPIAIGGFNKYNTAQRILNGKEIIVHGDGTGLWTVTHSDDFAKGLVGLLGLTQAIGHAFHITSDEILSWNMIYKILANALGREAKMVHIASDFICKIEPSFTGTLLADKAESVIFDNTKIKTFVPGFKATIPFSEGIVRTINWLNEKQERQNIDLETEAKIENILRAYSRL from the coding sequence ATGAAAGTATTATTCATGGGAGGAACTGGTAATATTAGCACACCCTCCAGCAAACTAGCACTTAAAAAAGGGATGGATCTTTTCCTATTGAATAGGGGTAGGTCTAAAGTCGAGATTGACGGGGCAAAGTCCATTGTTGGAGATATCAATAAACCGGAAGAACTAGACGAGCTTAAAAAACATAAGTGGGACGTGGTGGTGAACTGGATTGCCTTTACCCCAGCCGATATTGAAAGGGATTTGGCCCTTTTTAAAGGAAGAACCAAGCAATATGTTTTTATAAGCTCGGCATCCTGTTACCAAACTCCATTAAGTTATCCAATAATCACAGAATCGACACCGCTTTGCAACAATTTATGGGATTATTCTCAAGGAAAAATCCAGTGTGAGGACCGATTGCTAAAATCATATCGTGAGGAAGGCTTTCCAATAACCATTGTACGGCCCTCTTTGACCTATGACACCGTTATTCCTATCGCCATTGGAGGTTTTAACAAATACAATACGGCACAGCGAATATTAAACGGAAAAGAAATTATTGTCCATGGGGATGGAACCGGACTTTGGACGGTAACGCATTCCGATGATTTTGCTAAAGGCCTTGTCGGACTTTTAGGTTTAACACAGGCTATTGGTCACGCTTTTCATATTACGTCGGACGAAATATTAAGTTGGAACATGATTTATAAAATTTTGGCTAACGCCCTTGGTAGGGAAGCGAAGATGGTACATATTGCTTCGGATTTTATTTGCAAAATCGAACCTTCCTTTACAGGAACTTTGTTAGCCGATAAAGCAGAGAGCGTCATTTTTGACAATACAAAAATCAAGACTTTTGTTCCTGGATTTAAAGCCACGATTCCCTTTTCCGAAGGTATAGTCCGAACTATAAATTGGTTAAACGAAAAGCAGGAACGTCAAAATATAGATCTTGAGACCGAAGCTAAAATTGAAAATATCCTGAGGGCCTACAGCAGACTGTAG